Proteins from a genomic interval of Synechococcus sp. A15-28:
- the efp gene encoding elongation factor P yields MISSNDFRTGTTIEIDGAVWRVVEFLHVKPGKGSAFVRSKLKAVKTGNVVEKTFRAGEMVPQALLEKASLQHTYMEGEDYVFMDMSSYEETRLTADQIGESRKYLKEGMEVNVVSWNGSPLEVELPNSVVLEITETDPGVKGDTATGGTKPAILETGVQVMVPLFLSVGEKIKVDTRSDSYLGRENG; encoded by the coding sequence ATGATCTCCAGCAACGACTTCCGAACCGGCACCACGATTGAGATCGATGGTGCCGTCTGGCGTGTGGTGGAGTTCCTTCACGTGAAGCCTGGTAAGGGGTCTGCCTTCGTGCGCTCCAAGCTCAAGGCGGTGAAGACCGGCAACGTGGTGGAAAAGACCTTCCGCGCTGGGGAAATGGTCCCCCAGGCGCTGCTGGAGAAAGCGTCGCTTCAGCACACCTACATGGAAGGAGAGGACTACGTCTTCATGGACATGTCGTCCTACGAGGAAACCCGTCTCACGGCCGATCAGATCGGCGAAAGCCGCAAATACCTGAAAGAGGGGATGGAGGTGAACGTGGTCTCCTGGAACGGCAGTCCACTGGAGGTGGAACTGCCCAATTCCGTTGTGCTGGAGATCACCGAAACCGATCCGGGTGTTAAAGGCGACACCGCCACCGGTGGCACCAAGCCAGCCATCCTGGAAACCGGTGTTCAGGTGATGGTGCCCCTGTTCCTCTCCGTGGGCGAGAAGATCAAGGTGGACACCCGCAGCGACAGCTATCTGGGTCGCGAAAACGGATGA
- the accB gene encoding acetyl-CoA carboxylase biotin carboxyl carrier protein yields the protein MTMQLDHEQLHRLLEVLGESDIQEFRLEGDDFRLEIRRNLPGQAVMAPVMPAPVTAAAAPAAATPASPPPAATATRSDLLEITAPMVGTFYRAPAPGEPPFIEVGNRIDVGQTVCILEAMKLMNELEAEVSGEVVEILVDNGTPVEFGQVLMRVRPA from the coding sequence ATGACCATGCAGCTGGATCACGAACAACTGCATCGCCTGCTCGAAGTGCTGGGCGAGAGCGATATCCAGGAATTCCGGCTGGAGGGTGATGACTTCCGGCTCGAGATCCGCCGCAACCTGCCAGGACAGGCCGTCATGGCTCCGGTGATGCCGGCACCGGTGACTGCCGCAGCAGCACCGGCCGCAGCCACCCCAGCATCTCCACCACCCGCAGCGACCGCCACGCGCAGTGATCTCTTGGAGATCACCGCTCCAATGGTGGGCACGTTCTATCGCGCTCCTGCACCGGGTGAGCCACCGTTCATCGAAGTCGGCAATCGGATCGACGTCGGTCAGACGGTGTGCATCCTGGAGGCGATGAAGTTGATGAACGAGCTGGAAGCCGAAGTCAGCGGAGAGGTGGTGGAAATCCTGGTGGATAACGGCACCCCCGTCGAATTCGGTCAGGTCTTGATGCGTGTGCGTCCGGCCTAA
- the pdxA gene encoding 4-hydroxythreonine-4-phosphate dehydrogenase PdxA gives MPSPLDFNASQQLVIALGDPAGIGMEVTLKALASSTLPPSLQPVLVGCRHSLIATHARLQQQGLTSIADPSQLSIDDQPLETSVVPGEPTTAGAAAGFRWLTRAVERVQQGQGRALITAPIAKHLWHAAGHHYPGQTERLAELAGSRHCSMLFTAIAPHGTWRLNTLLATTHLPFSQITAALTPDLVEHKLNVLLEFCRRFRSDPHLVVAGLNPHAGEAGRLGEEETTWLTPLLERWRQQHPSVHLEGPVPPDTCWLNAARAWNQPEASGPDGYLALYHDQGLIPVKLLAFDAAVNTTLELPFLRTSPDHGTGFDIAGRGTARPDSMIAALQAAWNLTGS, from the coding sequence ATGCCTTCACCGTTGGACTTCAACGCTAGCCAGCAGCTGGTGATCGCCCTCGGTGATCCCGCCGGTATCGGCATGGAGGTCACCCTCAAGGCACTGGCGAGCAGCACACTGCCCCCATCGCTCCAGCCAGTGCTTGTCGGCTGCCGGCACAGCTTGATCGCCACCCACGCCCGCCTGCAGCAGCAGGGGCTCACATCGATCGCCGATCCCAGTCAGCTGAGCATTGACGACCAACCACTGGAGACGTCTGTTGTGCCCGGAGAACCGACAACGGCCGGTGCGGCGGCGGGTTTTCGCTGGCTGACCCGCGCCGTTGAGCGGGTGCAGCAAGGTCAGGGCCGAGCCCTGATTACCGCACCGATCGCCAAGCACCTCTGGCATGCCGCAGGCCATCACTACCCCGGTCAGACGGAACGGCTGGCCGAACTTGCCGGTTCAAGGCACTGCTCGATGCTTTTCACAGCCATCGCACCCCATGGAACCTGGCGGCTGAACACACTTCTGGCCACCACACACCTTCCCTTCAGTCAGATCACCGCAGCGCTGACGCCGGACCTGGTGGAACACAAGCTGAACGTGCTGCTGGAGTTCTGCCGGCGCTTCCGGTCCGACCCCCATCTTGTGGTTGCAGGGTTGAACCCCCATGCCGGAGAGGCCGGTCGGCTGGGGGAGGAGGAAACCACCTGGCTGACCCCATTGCTGGAACGCTGGCGCCAACAGCACCCCTCCGTGCATCTGGAGGGCCCTGTCCCTCCCGACACCTGTTGGCTCAACGCAGCTCGAGCATGGAACCAACCGGAGGCCTCGGGTCCGGATGGCTACCTGGCTCTGTACCACGATCAGGGCCTGATCCCGGTGAAGCTGCTGGCTTTTGACGCCGCCGTCAACACCACCCTTGAACTGCCATTTCTGCGCACCTCACCGGATCACGGCACCGGATTTGACATCGCTGGCCGGGGCACCGCCCGGCCAGACAGCATGATCGCTGCCCTTCAGGCGGCTTGGAATCTCACAGGGTCTTAG
- a CDS encoding SDR family oxidoreductase, whose translation MLSDLVNRSQPLRADARVLVLGGGYSGGHVARLLRALGTTVRCSRRHLDGSEADLIFDSATGQIPTADDLDGITHVLSTIPPTTEGQDPVLTHLGSQLRERPLIWVGYLSTTGVYGDRRGEWVSEEDPADPGQPRSERRHACEQAWLDSGLPVQILRLPGIYGPGRSVLNSLQTGKARRILKADQVFCRIHVDDIAGACLHLMHRAADGPGPAIVNVSDDCPAAPQDLLLYGADLLKCELPEEEPFDVASRSMSAMARSFWSENRRVRNTLLCRQLGYSLLHPDFKAGLQDCFRQEAQSRS comes from the coding sequence ATGCTGTCCGATCTTGTCAACCGATCCCAGCCGCTCAGGGCCGATGCACGAGTCCTGGTGCTCGGAGGCGGTTACAGCGGTGGTCACGTGGCCCGACTGCTCAGGGCCCTCGGCACCACGGTGCGTTGCAGCCGGCGCCACCTCGACGGATCAGAGGCCGATCTCATCTTTGACAGTGCTACAGGGCAGATCCCGACAGCGGACGATCTGGATGGGATCACCCACGTGCTCTCCACCATTCCCCCCACCACAGAGGGCCAGGACCCGGTGCTCACCCACCTCGGGTCCCAACTTCGAGAACGACCACTGATCTGGGTCGGCTATCTCTCCACCACAGGGGTCTACGGAGACCGCCGGGGTGAGTGGGTGTCGGAAGAGGACCCTGCCGATCCAGGCCAGCCGCGCAGTGAACGGCGACACGCCTGTGAGCAGGCCTGGCTGGACTCCGGTCTCCCTGTTCAGATCCTGAGGCTGCCTGGCATCTATGGACCAGGCCGCTCGGTGCTGAACAGCCTGCAAACCGGCAAGGCGCGTCGGATCCTGAAGGCTGATCAGGTGTTCTGCCGCATCCATGTGGATGACATCGCCGGAGCCTGCCTGCATCTGATGCATCGGGCCGCTGATGGGCCTGGGCCTGCCATCGTCAACGTCAGCGATGACTGCCCTGCAGCTCCGCAGGATCTACTCCTGTACGGCGCAGATCTCCTCAAGTGTGAGCTTCCCGAGGAAGAACCCTTCGACGTGGCCAGTCGTTCGATGTCAGCCATGGCACGGTCGTTCTGGAGCGAAAACCGCCGGGTTCGCAACACCCTGCTGTGCCGCCAGCTCGGCTACTCCCTGCTGCACCCGGATTTCAAAGCCGGGCTGCAGGACTGTTTCCGTCAGGAAGCTCAATCCCGGTCCTGA
- a CDS encoding HNH endonuclease signature motif containing protein, whose translation MHSRDAVFLDELCPKLRVRRWRQSLHTYTGKSCIYCGKPSESIDHILPRANGGLSVTENCVPACLSCNGHKSDADVFDWYRRQRFYDPRRAMAIRAWMDGDLRLALRLLQWAQPQDASKPNPDGGTELSYQPA comes from the coding sequence ATGCATAGCAGGGATGCGGTTTTCCTCGACGAACTCTGTCCCAAATTACGCGTCCGACGATGGAGACAATCCCTTCACACATATACCGGAAAAAGTTGTATTTATTGCGGCAAACCTTCTGAGTCCATTGATCACATTCTCCCCCGTGCCAACGGCGGACTGAGTGTTACCGAAAACTGCGTTCCAGCCTGTCTTTCCTGCAACGGCCATAAGTCCGACGCTGACGTTTTCGACTGGTATCGCCGTCAACGGTTCTATGACCCCAGACGCGCCATGGCCATTCGGGCCTGGATGGACGGCGACCTGCGCCTCGCGCTCCGATTGCTGCAGTGGGCACAACCCCAGGACGCATCAAAACCAAACCCCGACGGTGGCACCGAACTCAGCTACCAACCAGCCTGA
- a CDS encoding DEAD/DEAH box helicase: MGPSRSWEFPMAAAEALLQAFATRFPVTPELQQWLDWYNKPLPPLPPHRDLVAAADLKTALRDGRRPLPHQRSGARWLLARRGAVLADEMGLGKTLTALLAARAMTRCAELRLMVVAPVGLHAHWRREADGVDLQPALVSWARLPAELPPAGTLLVVDEAHFAQSLQANRTAALLRMARHPRLRAIWMLTGTPMKNGRPAQLYPLLAAMDHPIARDQRQFEERYCQGHWREKGGQQRWQASGATQLEELRRLTRPLILHRRKAQVLELPPKRRREHPIALSDAETLGFDHRIDLVVDDFRRRARNGEVRSDAEPLAVLTALRRIAAEFKLPAAERLVRNLLHDGEAVVLFSGFVEPLQLLQKRLGGALLTGRQRPAERQQAVDRFQQGDEDLLLATFGTGALGFTLHRARHVVLLERPWTPGDVAQAEDRCHRLGMADEALTCHWLQLGPADQLVDGLAASKAERIEILLGPRRVTLDRQSLPLMLRRCLQVA, translated from the coding sequence ATGGGTCCATCCCGGAGCTGGGAGTTCCCCATGGCCGCCGCCGAAGCTTTGCTCCAGGCTTTCGCCACGCGGTTTCCTGTAACTCCCGAGTTGCAGCAATGGTTGGATTGGTACAACAAGCCGCTGCCCCCCCTGCCCCCCCACCGTGATCTGGTGGCGGCTGCCGATCTGAAAACGGCGTTACGGGATGGCCGGCGGCCTTTGCCCCATCAACGCAGCGGGGCCCGATGGCTGCTGGCACGACGCGGCGCTGTTCTTGCCGATGAGATGGGGCTGGGAAAAACCTTGACGGCGCTGCTGGCGGCGCGAGCCATGACCCGTTGCGCTGAGCTCAGGTTGATGGTGGTGGCGCCAGTGGGACTGCATGCCCATTGGCGTCGGGAAGCGGATGGGGTGGATCTTCAGCCTGCCTTGGTCAGCTGGGCGCGGCTGCCTGCTGAGCTTCCACCGGCGGGAACACTGCTGGTGGTGGATGAGGCGCATTTCGCCCAATCCCTACAGGCGAATCGCACGGCGGCCCTGTTGCGGATGGCGCGTCACCCTCGGTTGCGGGCGATCTGGATGCTCACGGGCACACCGATGAAAAACGGCCGTCCGGCCCAGCTTTATCCCCTGCTGGCGGCGATGGACCATCCGATTGCCCGGGATCAGCGTCAATTTGAGGAGCGCTATTGCCAGGGGCATTGGCGCGAGAAAGGGGGCCAACAGCGATGGCAGGCCAGTGGCGCCACCCAGCTCGAAGAGTTGCGCCGGCTCACACGACCGTTGATCCTCCATCGCCGCAAGGCTCAGGTGCTGGAGCTGCCGCCCAAGCGACGCCGGGAGCACCCCATCGCCCTGTCGGACGCTGAAACCCTCGGATTCGACCATCGCATCGATCTGGTGGTGGACGACTTTCGCCGCCGCGCCCGCAACGGAGAGGTGCGTTCCGATGCGGAACCGCTGGCGGTGTTAACAGCTCTCCGCCGGATTGCAGCGGAGTTCAAACTTCCTGCGGCGGAACGGTTGGTGCGAAACCTGTTGCATGACGGTGAGGCCGTGGTGCTGTTCAGTGGATTTGTGGAGCCGCTGCAGTTGTTGCAGAAGCGGCTGGGGGGTGCTCTGCTCACCGGTCGTCAACGCCCGGCTGAGCGTCAGCAGGCGGTGGATCGCTTCCAACAGGGGGACGAGGATCTGTTGCTGGCGACCTTTGGCACTGGGGCTCTGGGGTTCACCCTGCATCGGGCCAGGCACGTGGTGCTGTTGGAACGGCCCTGGACGCCGGGTGATGTGGCTCAGGCAGAAGATCGCTGCCATCGCCTGGGGATGGCCGATGAGGCGCTCACCTGTCACTGGTTGCAGTTGGGCCCGGCCGATCAGCTCGTTGATGGCTTGGCGGCCAGTAAGGCGGAACGGATCGAGATCCTGCTGGGTCCCCGTCGTGTGACCCTTGATCGTCAGTCCTTGCCGTTGATGCTGCGACGCTGCCTGCAGGTGGCCTGA
- a CDS encoding tetratricopeptide repeat protein, translating into MPPAKPSVTAIDHRWSSQLGLALGLLVISGCQSTPPPEADVSVSTTSCLEDLVSHQLATTLERCNTSVEAFPDQPEPWRDRSLVQTLIGNHEKACRDVEQAIGLMNDSADPMLRHELNVRQATCRQRRSINGKD; encoded by the coding sequence ATGCCGCCAGCGAAGCCGAGCGTTACAGCTATTGACCATCGCTGGTCATCGCAACTCGGCCTGGCCCTCGGCCTGCTGGTGATCAGCGGCTGCCAGAGCACTCCCCCACCGGAGGCTGATGTGAGCGTATCCACCACTAGCTGTCTGGAGGACCTTGTCTCCCATCAGTTGGCCACAACGTTGGAACGATGCAATACCAGTGTTGAAGCCTTCCCAGATCAGCCGGAACCCTGGCGGGACCGATCCCTCGTACAGACCCTGATCGGCAATCACGAAAAGGCTTGCCGGGATGTGGAGCAGGCCATCGGACTGATGAACGACTCAGCGGATCCAATGCTCCGCCATGAACTCAACGTTCGTCAGGCCACCTGCAGGCAGCGTCGCAGCATCAACGGCAAGGACTGA
- a CDS encoding DUF6554 family protein has protein sequence MPRSTAHRILCSVSVMVGLLGGSSAAWASKDTEQKGAQVYCFMRSSGNGHAVSWNAAYALIKRQSRGLFKTSPEHASVMITEAVVEDPGTFPDCGRFLGDLFGGATTATAASLDSTSTATQIDTSISTDGYAASEAERYSY, from the coding sequence ATGCCTCGCTCAACCGCCCATCGGATTCTCTGCAGCGTCAGCGTGATGGTTGGATTGCTGGGTGGATCCAGTGCTGCTTGGGCCAGCAAGGACACCGAACAGAAGGGTGCCCAGGTGTACTGCTTCATGCGCAGCAGCGGCAATGGCCATGCCGTGAGCTGGAACGCTGCCTACGCCCTGATCAAGCGCCAGAGCCGCGGATTGTTCAAGACATCACCGGAGCACGCCTCTGTGATGATCACCGAAGCTGTGGTTGAGGACCCCGGCACCTTCCCTGACTGCGGTCGTTTCCTTGGCGATCTGTTCGGCGGGGCAACCACCGCCACTGCAGCAAGCCTTGACAGCACCTCAACGGCAACCCAGATCGACACCTCCATCAGCACGGATGGATATGCCGCCAGCGAAGCCGAGCGTTACAGCTATTGA
- a CDS encoding AbrB family transcriptional regulator, giving the protein MPPLATLLLYTLAGTTVGLLALLSGIPAAPLAGALLGAGLLSMSGSLEQASWPSGTRTALEIGIGTVIGTGLSRTSLDQLQTLWRPALLITLTLVLTGIVVGLWSSRLLGIDPVVALLGAAPGGISGMSLVGAELGVGAAVAALHAVRLITILLVLPLVVRLISPGQ; this is encoded by the coding sequence ATGCCCCCCCTGGCAACGCTGCTGCTGTACACACTGGCTGGCACAACGGTGGGGCTGCTGGCGCTGCTAAGCGGCATTCCGGCCGCGCCGCTGGCCGGTGCACTCCTGGGCGCAGGTCTGCTGAGCATGAGCGGCAGCCTGGAGCAGGCCTCCTGGCCATCGGGAACCCGTACAGCCCTGGAAATCGGAATCGGCACCGTGATCGGCACCGGCCTCAGCCGGACCTCGCTTGATCAACTGCAAACCCTGTGGAGACCCGCGTTGCTGATCACCCTCACCCTGGTGCTGACGGGCATCGTGGTGGGTCTCTGGAGCAGTCGTCTGCTGGGCATTGATCCTGTCGTCGCTCTCTTGGGAGCTGCCCCCGGCGGCATCAGCGGCATGAGTCTGGTGGGAGCGGAATTAGGTGTCGGCGCCGCCGTGGCCGCACTGCATGCGGTGCGCCTGATCACGATTCTGCTGGTCTTGCCGCTGGTCGTCCGTCTGATCAGCCCTGGACAGTGA
- a CDS encoding chemotaxis protein — translation MSSSVSFRITRTAEDLAQTITALTQRLVKLEQRQEALELQVRQQLESVHDVPDEELATLNGIEQLLQETRQLLQATDAQETSDLGDHEHDHQGHEMAA, via the coding sequence ATGAGTTCCTCCGTGTCGTTCAGGATCACGCGCACCGCCGAAGACCTGGCCCAGACCATCACGGCCCTCACCCAGCGCCTGGTGAAGCTGGAGCAACGTCAGGAAGCACTGGAGCTCCAGGTCCGTCAGCAGCTGGAGTCTGTCCATGACGTGCCCGACGAGGAACTGGCGACATTGAATGGCATCGAACAGTTGCTGCAGGAGACCCGCCAGCTGCTGCAAGCCACAGATGCGCAGGAGACCTCAGATCTCGGGGATCATGAGCATGACCATCAAGGTCACGAGATGGCCGCATAA